The Malaclemys terrapin pileata isolate rMalTer1 chromosome 19, rMalTer1.hap1, whole genome shotgun sequence genome has a window encoding:
- the CPLANE2 gene encoding ciliogenesis and planar polarity effector 2, which yields MAVSPGAVIVPDWHKSPEGKEYLATILRKNKRKFFGLIERPVLPPQMAADTASYKIFVSGKSGVGKTAMVAKLAGLEVPSAHHETTGIQTTTVYWPAKLRDSGRALIFRFHFWDCGEAALKKFDHILPACKEKADGILFLFSFTDRSSFDDLPSQISRVTEGSENLVKIVIGSKFDQFMHTDVTERDLAEFRRAWRLPVLRMKSVNGPRLADGRTLDGRAGLAHVAHVLNGLAEHLWYQDQVTAGLVPAPQPGTEETSRC from the exons ATGGCCGTTTCCCCTGGAGCTGTGATCGTCCCAGACTGGCACAAGTCCCCAGAGGGCAAAGAGTACCTGGCCACCATCCTGCGGAAAAACAAGCGGAAATTCTTCG GGCTGATTGAAAGGCCGGTGCTCCCCCCGCAGATGGCCGCCGACACTGCCAGCTATAAGATTTTTGTCTCTGGGAAAAGCGGCGTGGGTAAAACCGCAATGGTGGCCAAGCTGGCTGGCCTGGAGGTGCCCAGTGCGCATCATGAAACAACAG GGATCCAGACGACGACGGTATATTGGCCGGCCAAGCTGAGGGACAGCGGTAGGGCGCTCATCTTCCGGTTCCACTTCTGGGACTGCGGAGAAGCAGCTCTGAAGAAATTTGATCACATCCTGCCG GCCTGCAAGGAGAAGGCAGACGgcatcctcttcctcttttctttcaCCGACCGCTCGTCCTTCGATGACCTCCCCAGCCAGATCTCCCGCGTCACGGAGGGATCCGAAAACCTCGTCAAAATAGTGATTGGCTCCAA GTTCGATCAGTTCATGCACACCGACGTTACAGAGCGGGACCTGGCTGAGTTCCGGCGAGCCTGGCGCCTGCCCGTGCTGCGGATGAAAAGCGTGAACGGGCCCCGGCTGGCCGACGGGCGGACCCTGGACGGCCGCGCTGGGCTGGCGCATGTGGCGCACGTGCTGAACGGGCTGGCGGAGCACCTCTGGTACCAGGACCAAGTGACGGCCGGCCTCGTCCCAGCACCGCAGCCTGGCACAGAGGAGACATCCCGgtgctga